The sequence GCCGACCACCTGCTCTGCGTCGTTGAGGACGAGCTTGTCGATCGAGTCGAGCGGATGTGGTCCCTCTTCGTCGATCAGGCGTTGCACAGTTCGGCGGATCTGAGCGTCCAACACCCGCAGCGCCACGTGTGACTCTCCGATGGCGGTGCTGATCCGACTATTGGTCGCCGATTCCGGGGAGGTGCCTCGTAGTCCGTCGATCGTCTTCTCGACACCCCAGCCGATCTCCACCTGTCGGCGCATTGCATAGTTGCCACGTTCCTGAGACAGGGTGTCGAGGGCAATTCGCCAGCCGTCGTTTTCCTTGCCGACCAGGTTGCCGACCGGGACTTCGACGTTGTCGAAGAAGACCTCACAGAATTCGGCATCGCCTGTCATCTGGACGAGTGGACGGACGGTGATTCCGGGGGAACTCATGTCGGCGATGAGGTAGGAGATGCCGGCGTGCTTGGGTTCGGCGTCGGGGTCGGTGCGGCACAGCAATGCGCACCAACTGGCCTGATTGCCCCAACTGGTCCAGACCTTCTGTCCGTTGACGACGTACTTGTCCCCGTCGCGAAGAGCGCGGGTCCGCAGTGATGCGAGGTCGGAGCCGGCAGAGGGTTCGGAGAACCCCTGACACCAGATGTCTTCGCCCGCGAGCAGAGGTGGCAGGAGACGGGTGCGCTGTTCGGGCGAACCGTACCGGTGGATCGAGGGGCCGACCACATCGAGGCCGATCAATCCGATCGGGGCGGGTGCATGAGCGCGCGCCAGCTCCTCGGAGAAGACTTGCTGGTGCCGCGCGGTGAGGCCACGTCCGCCGGCTTCACGTGACCATCCCAGCCCCATCCATCCGGCATCGAATAGTGTGCGCTGCCATCGACGAAGGACGTTGAACCGTTCCTCCAGCTCCAACGGCACGGTGGGGATCTCCGTTTCGGCAAGCCACCTCCGAGCCTCGCGCCGCAGTTCGGCGAACTCGGTGATCTGCTCGACCGGCACAGGTGAAACAGCATTCATCTCATGCTCCCGTGTAGGCCGGTGCGCGATGCTCGAAGAACGCTGCTACGGCCTCTTTGGCGTCTGAGTAAGCGGACAACTCGCCGGAAAGACCCTGCTCGAACTCGTATCCGCCCTTGAGGTCCTGGTATTCGATCGCATTGAGGCTGCGCTTGGCGAACCGCAACGTGACCGGCGAGTGCCGGACCATCTTGGCCGCCACGTCGTAGGCTACGTCGAGTAGCTGATCGGGCTCGACGACTTTCAAGACGCCGCCCTGCTGCGCGAGTTCCTCGGCAGACAGCGGTTCGCCGGTGAGGTGCAGATAGCGGACCAACTGCTGTGGTACCAGGCGTGAGGCATGTTTGGCGCCGCCCATCACACCGACGTTGACCTCGGGAAGCGTGAAGGTGGCGCCCTTGGCTGCCACGACCAGATCACACGACGCTGCCAGGGCCAATCCGGTGCCCACGGCCACTCCGTGGACAGCTGCGATCACCGGCAACGCGCAATCGTAGATCGACCAGAACGCTTCACGGACCGCAAGCATGCGCTCAGCGGCGTTTTCCGGCGTCATCGTCTGGAATTCGGTGAGATCGTTGCCGCCGCAGAAGTGCTTGCCGGCGCCGGTCAAGACGATCGCCCGAGCCTCGGGGAGGTACTCCTCCGTGTGGGTGAAGAACCACTTGATCTCTGCGTACATCTCGCGGGTGACCGCGTTGACCGGCGGGCGGGTAAGCCAGACCGTGCCTACCTTCTGATCGGTCTTCCATTGCAAAAATTGCAGATCCTTCATCAAAGTTCCTTTGTTCGAACGGGCGTAAGCAGAAGCTGTGACCGGCCGGGTGGGGATGGTCGCCTCCATGAGGCGACATGTCCTTGATCCCTAGTGGTTGGCTTCGCAACCTGATGTGCTTCTACTCACATTAGTAGGCCCCCTCTCCGTAGATATGTCAATAGCTCGTATCTGAAGATGTGGAACTGATCGGGGCCAGGAAGTTCAGAGGATGCATCATTGAACTTTCGTTCATCGCAAGCGGATGACCTGGTTGAGCCCGTAAAAGCGAAGCAGGGAGGGCTGACTCCCCGCGAGTGAACGAGGCAGCGCGAGGTGCGCCTAGCTGCGTGTTAAGCCGACAATGTCATGCGGACGTATCTTCTGTTGAATCGAGCAGGTAGTATCAAATCAAGGAAGTTTGTCCATGGCTCTTATCGTAAAATGTGCGTACTGTACGAACTGCGGCCGTAATGGAGACCTCACCTACGCTCGGGCGCAGTGCGCCTGCGCCGCCCCGCATGGGAAGGAGGCATTGTGTCCGATCGGCTCTCGAACGGCGGCAGTGCGGGATACTGCGGTGGACCGTCCGCCGCGGGTATATCGTCGGAAGGCTGTCTTGATGGCTGTGCCGCCAGTCCGGACACCGTGTGCATCCCATAGGGGCCTCGAGGAGGAAAAGGGTGTCGTGACCGCATCGCAAACTGTGAAGGCGTCCACTGCCTCGCGCCGGCGACCTCGTGACCGGCGTGCGCAGATACTCCACAACGCCAGTGAATTGTTCACGAAATACGGGTTTCACGCCGTGCGGATGGAAGACATCGCTGAGGCAACCGACGTCACCGCACGGGCGATCTACCGGCACTTCGCCAACAAGCAGGATCTACTGTCGCAGGTGGTCCTCGAAGACCAGGACCGACTGCTCATGGCAGCCCAATCCGCCGAGAGTTCCGAATCCGACGTCTGCAGCTTGGAGCAGTTGTTGACGTGGATGGTCGAGGCATCACTGGAGAGCCTACGACTCGGCCCCCTATGGCAGCGAGAAGCACGGCACCTCACCGCCGATGACTTCGAGCGAGTGCGCGAGGGTACTCGTCGCATCGGAGGCGCGGTGCGAAGGGCCATTGAAAAAGCCGATCCCTCCAAGAGTAGATTCGGTGCCGACGTACGCGCGTGGATGGCGGTGAGCATCATTACCAGCCCAGGGCACTACGACCATTCGCTGTCACAGCGTCGCCTCTCCCCACTGCTGGTGTCTGCTGCGTTGGCAGCCATCAATACCCCTGAATGCGCGTCAGCGTCACCCGAGTCGCGCGATGCGCCTGCGGCGGAGGCTCCAGTCGCAAATGAACGGCCAGGTACATCACGTCGCGAACAGATCATCGCAGCAGCTGCGCGCGCGTTCCGGGAGCGCGGTTTCGGTGGAGTCAGCCTCGACGAGTTCGGCATCGCAGGCCCTGCCGTCTACAGGTACTTCGACAGCAAGGCAGACATCCTCTCCGCCTTGATCATTCGAGTGCAGGAATGGATGGCCCTGGAGAGCTCCAGGGCCATGCATCACAGCGCCTCGGATGAACAGGTCATCGAAGGCCTCGTGAGAGGTTATGTGCGTATCGCAACCGAAGCAACGGATCTGCTCGCCGTTTCGGTTACCGAAGCCCTCAACCTCCCCGCTAGTGCTGCCGAGCGTAATCGGCGAGTCCGCCAGGACGACCTCGCCGAATGGGTCAAATGGCTACGAATCTCGCGTTCAGAAGTCACCGAGGCCGACGCACTCGCGCTGGTGAATGCGGTTCGCACGGCACTCAACGATCTTGTCCGTATTCCGCACCTTTCACGACACGCCGAGTTCCCCGACGAGCTTGTTGCGTGCTCGCTGAATGCTCTTCTGAATACCCCGATGCCATCGGCACGATCGGGTCGGCGGCGTGATGAATAACCATGGTTGGTTAGAGAGCGGTGCCCGAGAGTCCGCTGCCCAAGGCCCCGAAGACGACTCATGCCGTCGGCGAGCTGAGTATCCGCATACTGTGCCGACACGGATTGCGAGCCGAGTCGGTCGATGGCGAACCACGGGCACCGACGTGGGCAAGTGCCGATCCGATGTCAGTGTGTCCAGCAGCTCGTCCGTGGTAAGGCCTTTGCCGCACACGTGCTCCGCGGCGCCGAGTTCGAAGCTTTCCGCGACCGCCACTCGCCCCCACGCCAGTTGTTCACGGGTGGTCCACAGTTCGATGCTCCAGTCGATGCATAGCCGCAGCGTCTGTTGCCGTGTCGGCGCACCTGGGGCTGCCGCGGGTCAGCAGGGTGTAGCGTTCGGTCAGCCGCTCGAGAATCTGCTCGGGAGACATCGCCCGCAACCGAGCGGCCGCCAGCTCGATTCGTAACGGCAACCCGTCGAGCCGGTGACGGATGCCCGCCACCGCCACCGCATTCTTTTCGGTCACGTGTCCGGCAACCGCGGACCAGGTGGTCGATAGGCCCGGAACCGGGCTTGTCGGGGACTGACAGCCCGTAACCAGCTAGCCTGCGCAGATGAGGTTCTTGGTCGGCTGCTCCTACGTCAGTGTGTTGTGCGCCTTACTGATCGGAGTGTGGGTGCTTCCCCAGCTGTTGACGAAGGGATATATCGATGTCGGCGGTTCCCCGGCCTTCGAGCCGTTGTTCATCTATCCAGGGGTTGTCGGGTTTGTCGTCTGCATCATGGCTGCTGCGACATCGTTGGTCCTGTTTGGACGCCGCCGACTTACATCGGTCGGTCAACGCCTCATCGCGGCTGGCCAGGTGTTTACAGTCGCGTTGTTCGCCGCATGTATTGCGTCGCTGCGGCTGCCGTCGGCGACTGGATGGGAGCTACTCGCACTGCCCGGGGCATTGCTGATCGGTCAGACCGCGGTGGGGGCCGGCTTGGTGTTTTCGAGATCGCTGAGGGGCACCTGATGAACGGGCTGCTGTGAGCGCTTGCTTGCCGCGACTGGCCTGACCGGTTGCGATCCCTTGCGGAGCCACCTGTCGGTCGGAGTGCGGTGTGGTACGTGACCGCGTAGAACGCCAGGAGCCGCCGCATGCGCTTGCGATGCGGGAACGGAACTGACGTACGACACGGTGGTGAGCAACTGTGCCGCCCCTGGGCCCGCGCTTCGCGGTGGACAACGGCTTCGGCGAGCCGCACGTCGACGTGTGCGGGCGGCCGCAACACGCCCTTGCCCTTCGCAGATGGGGCGACGCCCGCCGTGACCACCCGGAACCGGAACATCGTTGGACGTGCCATGACCTCACAGTATGAAGCGAGGGTGCTAGCGTCGGCTTCCTTACTCGGGAACCAGGAGCGCTCCGCCATGAAGTACACCGTCTCGATCGAGATCGCCCTGCCTCTGGAGACAGTGGTACAGCTGCTCGCCGACTCGGCACACCTGCCGAAGTGGCTGCGGGGTCTGGTGCTGCACGAGCCGCTGAGTGGGGTGCACGGGCAAGTCGGTACCAGATCGCGAGTCGTGATGCAGATGGGGAAGCACAAGTTCGAGGGCACCGAGACCATCACGCGTCGGGAACCGGCAGACCTGCGCGGGATCCCGAAAGGGAGCGTCGTTCACTTCGACCGCGAGATCGTCGGCGAGGGCATGTGGAGTGCCGTGCGCGACCGGCTGACCGAAGCGGGTCCGGAGACGACGCTCTGGGTGAGCGAGAGCGAATACCGGTTCAGCGGCTTGCTGATGCGCCTGGTGGGGCTGCTGATGCCGGGCTCCTTCCGCAAGCAGTCGCTACAGCACATGCAGGACTTCAAGGCGTTCGCCGAGCAGGGAAAGGACGTCCGCGAAGCCAAGGACTGATCTACGACCAGCGCTCGTCTCCCGAGAGTGGGGAGATGCTGACGTGACCTCATGAGGCACCGCAAGGGGTCCGCTTTCGGAAACCGCTCGGAAGCTCGGGGTTCCGATTCGGGCGATCGGGCTGGGTGAGCGCGGTGTGGACGAGTTGTGGGTCGCCGCCGCCTAGCTGTACTTTGTGTGTAGTGCTTACCATAACTCGTCTGTGACCCAGACCCTTAGCGTTGATTGTGTGCCGCGCCTTCGTGCGGTGGTGATTCCGTGTGCCTCGAGAGGGAACCCGTTGGCGGGTTCCCTACTCCTGTCCTGCACTGGAATCGCCACTTGGAGCTCACTTGATCATTTCGTCGACAACCATGTCCATGCCGCGTCGGCGGTGCCCGTTCGTCCTCCGCCGTGCTGAGCTGGAGATTCTGCGATGACCGCCGCTCCTGCGCCTCAGCGTCGTCAGGATCTGCGCGCCGACTGCGGAAGCTGTTTCGCTTTGTGCTGCACTGCGTTCGGGTTCTCCCGATCGGTCGATTTCGCCGAGGACAAGCCAGCCGGCGCACCATGCCGGCACCTCGGTTCGGAGTTCTCCTGCACTGTCCACGCGGGACTCCGCTCACGGGGGTTCCGCGGCTGTACAGTTTTCGACTGCTTCGGCGCCGGCCAGGCCGTATCCCAGCGATTGTTCTCCGGGATCAGCTGGCGGGAGCGTCCGGATTTGCAGCAACGCATGTTTGCCGCCTTCAAGGTCATGAAGCAACTGCACGAGATGCTGTGGTATCTGCTCGAGGCGCAGGCGCGTACCTATGACCCGGACGCTGCACATGAAGCTCGCGACCTCGCCTCAGTCATCACCGCACTGACTCGTGGCGGCCTGCCCGAACTACTCACGGTCGATATGGATGCTCTGCATTCCGATGTCAGAGCAGTCCTCGTCGACACCAGTGAGGAAGTTCGGGCTTCCTACTTCGCCGAAAATGGACGCCTGGACAAGGGCCTCGGCCCTGGGGCGGACCTTGTCGGTAAGAATTTGCGCGCCCGCAGATTGTGCGGCGCGGACCTACGCGGAGCCTGTCTGATTGCCGCAGACCTGAGGGAGAGCGACCTCACCGCGGTTGATCTGCTCGGAGCGGATCTTCGTGATGCCAGGTTGGAGGGCGCCGATTTGTCGGCCGCGTTGTACGTCACCCAACCTCAAATCAACGCCGCCCGAGGTAGCGGCAAAACGCGTTTGCCGACCGGTATTTCCGCTCCCGAACATTGGCACAGTCGGTAGCCGGTCGGCCGACCATATCGATTCCGTGACAAGCGATTCCGCCGGATAGAGGGATGTCGACCGTCAGCCTGCTTGCTACGGACACCGGGCACTTGACCGATCTGGCCGCCCGTGTAGCTCACGGCCTGGCGCATCCCTCTATCCGGCCTGTTCGATTCAACGAAGCTCGGCGGCCTTCGGCAAACCCTCGCGACGCGGTGATCGACGAGCTTCCCGCACCGTGATGCACTCACACATCTATCGACACGGATTCGGACCACGCGGGGCGCACTGCAGAACCCTGGTCGGCACGAGCTACCGGTGGACGATCGTGGCACCGAGACGAATACTGCCGGTAAGAAACTCGGCGACTCGGTCGATCTCGGTAAGCGAGCAGCTCACCAGTATTTTCACTTCTACGTCGCGTTTCATCGCGTCAACGGTGAGCGCGACCGCGGTGATGCCGGTGGTCGAGTCCGTACCACGGAAAATATCGACGCCCGCGCCATCGGCTGCTGTGGTGCCGATCAGGTAGCCATAGTCCAGTGGGTAGGTGACGGCAGGATACCTCGGGTGAGCAGTGCCTTTCGGTCGATCTATCCGCACCTCGGCCGAGGAGACGAGACTGTCGAGGGCATCGAAGAATGACATCTGCATCAACACAGTCTGCGGCATCTATGAGGCTCTGATCCGTCCGGTGGGGAATCGTTGACCGGTCGTCAATCCTTCAGAACGCTGGCAACTCCGATGTGTGGGTCTCGGTGACATGTCCGGCTAGCTGGCCGAACGTTGACGTAGGTCGAGTGGCCGCGAGCACTTACCGTGCAAACGAGGAGACGATTCCCGATGTCACCTTCCCCTATCTGGTACTGGCTCGGCGACCATTACTGGTACACGGTGTATCCGTTGATAACGCTGTTCGGCCCGATCTTCAGCTGATCGCGATGGTGGACTCCGCGACGACGTCTACTTCTGGTGCCGTTCCTGTGAGGTCGCGGTCCGGGACGTGCAAAACGACATGAGTGTCGTCGTCGCGTCCCGCAAGCCTGACGAGTGCCCTGGACCGCCCGCGCCGCCGCACTGGTAGGCAATTATCTGAGGACTAGCGGCAGTGTCGCGGTGAGCTCGCCCAGTTCGGCCTTCTCCGCGTCGGTCGGGGCCCGCCGTCCGGTGCCGACCAGCAGCGCGTCCCTGTCGCAGAACGACGTGGGGAAGGTGGTGCCGGCGATCTTCTCCGACATATGGCGGGACTGGGCAAGTCCCTCGATGGGCGGCTGCGCAGCGTCCGGGAGGTGTGCGATGAGGTCGAGGTGAAACTGCAGCAGCCGCGGCTCCTGGTATGCGGCGGCGAGCCGGACGATCAAGGAGTCGAGTGGGTCGTCGCCGCTTGGCGGTGTTTGGGCGAGGTCCCAGTAGGTCACCGCGTTGCGGGTTGGTTCCGAGCCGGTGGGAGTCGCGAGGGTGATCAAGACGTCCTGAGCGTCAATGATCAGGTGGCACACCAAGTCCCGCCGAGCCAGCCGGTGCAGATCGGCAGTGGATATCTGCTCGGTCGCCGCGCCAGCTGACGATCGCCCAGTTGGATGCCAGGGCGGCGTCATCACGTCAGATGTCGCTTGCTTTCATACCCGAGCTGCGGGCGAAAACAGACGTTCCCTCCCTTCGATGTGTGATGTGTGGGTGAACGCCCGCCTCGTCCGGCGGGCGTTCACGTTGGGTCAGTTCAGGGTGGCGGTGTCGATGACGAACCGGTATCGGACGTCTGACGCGAGGACGCGCTCGTATGCCTGGTTGATCCGGTCGGCGGGGATCACTTCGATTTCGGATCCGATGCCGTGGTCGGCGCAGAAGTCGAGCATCTCCTGGGTCAGGGCGATGCCGCCGATCATCGACCCGGCGAAGTTGCGGCGGCCGCCGATCAGCGACATCACGTTCAGGCTGAGCGGCTCGGCTGGAGCACCGACATTGACCAGGGAACCGTCGACGGCGAGGAGTCCGAGGTAGGCGTTGAGGTCGATTGCGGCGCTGACCGTGTTGATGATGAGGTCGAACCGGCCGGCGAGCTGCTCGAAGGTTCTGGGGTCGGAGGTGGCGTAGTACGCGTCTGCGCCGAGGCGGAGTCCGTCCTCCTGCTTCTTCAGCGACTGGGACAGCACGGTGACCTCGGCGCCGAGGGCGTGGGCGATCTTGACGGCCATGTGCCCGAGCCCGCCGAGGCCGACGATGGCAACCTTCTTGCCGGGACCGGCGCCCCAGCGGCGCAGCGGGGCGTAGGTGGTGATCCCGGCGCACATTAGGGGAGCCGCCGCAGCCGGGTCCAAGCTTTTCGGGACGGACAGGACGTAGTCGGCATCGACGACGACGTGGGTGGAGTAGCCGCCCTGGGTGGTGGTGCCGTCACGGTCTACGCCGGCGTAGGTGGGGACCACGCCGTCGGTGCAGTATTGCTCGTCGCCGTTGCGGCAGTTGATGCACTGGCCGCAGGAGTTGACCAGGCAGCCGACGCCGACGCGGTCACCGACCTTGTGACGTGTGACGTCGGCGCCGACCTCGGCGACGATGCCGACGATTTCGTGGCCGGGCACAACCGGGAAGGGTTGCGAACCCCAGTCGCCGTTGACGGTGTGGATGTCGGAGTGACAGATGCCGGCGTACTGAATCTCGATAAGGACGTCGTGGGAGCCGACGTCGCGGCGCTCGATGGTCGTGGGAACCAGCGGCTGGCCCGCGGCGGGAGCGGCGTACGCGTGGACACGCATGGCAAATCTTCCTTCTTCTCCGGGGGGTCACTTCGGTAGTGAGTAGGGCAGGACCGCGTGACCGGTGGCGCATCCGTCTACGGGCAAGCACCGGGCGTGTACGGGCGAGCGCCGGGCGTGCGGGGTGTGGGCTATCGCTTCTTGGTGTTCTTGAGCTCGTCAGCCAGTGCGCTCGCCTCGGCCGCGAGGAGCGTGGCACCGGCCTCGTCGCCCGCGTCGATCGTGCGCCAGTAGTCGATCTTCAGTTCGACGTAGCGTTGGCGGAGTGCCATCTGCCGGGCCTCGAGTGCGAGTTGCTGCCGGCGTTGGGTCAGCAATTCGATCTGCGCGGGGGCGGCCCCGGCCCCGAGTTGTGCGTTGGCGACGTACTCTTTCATGTCGCTGACCGACATCCCGGTTGCCGCCAGGCACGCGATTGCCAACAGCTGTCCCAAGTCGTTCTCGTCGTAGACCCTGTGTCTACTGCTCTCCCCGCGGATGATCGGCGCGATCACACCGACCGACTCGTAGTAACGCAGCGTGCTGGCCGGAAGTCCGGTCAGTGCGGCCGCGTCCTTGATCGTGTAGTCGCGTGGGGTGGTTCGTGCACTCACGACATAAACGCTAAGAACTTCAAGTACTTGAAGTCAAAGGTTGAGTGGGTCACACCCGAGGGCCTCGTCAAGTTCTGCCGATGTGTCGGTTGAATCGGAGGCTGATTGGTCGCGGGCCGATTCCGAGTTCGGGCTGAGCAACTCCGGTCGCTGCACCAGCAACTGTCGCAGCCGCGGAGCCATCAATAGGGTGACGGCGCTGGTGCTGAGGAACCTGACCGTCGTTTCGTACCCCGCGACCACCATCAACGAGGCGGTGCCCACCGCTTCGGACGCCGAGAGCCAGTCGGCTCGTCGGCGGCGGCGAGCTCGCTGAACAAGTCATCGGCCGGGCACCCGGCCTTGGCGGCCAGCAGCGAGTCCGCATCACCGCGGGCGATATCTGCTGTCCGATAGCTGCCGGACAGATCGGGCATGCCCGAGGTTCATGCATACCGCCTTGACGGTTCGGGGGCGAGGCAACCGAGTCGCCTATGCGGCAGACATTCTCGCCTGACCAAAGTTGCGGAGTTGATCTCAGCGGAGCCGCAGCAGCGCGGCGCCCACACTTTGAGCGCCGACTTGCGACGGTCGTTGGAGTGGTCTGCACCGGCCGTCCCCGTTGGCACGCGTCGCGTTCGAGCAATTTCTGGGGGGGAATGCGTCCGCAACCGGACGAGAAGGAAGGAGACGAACTCTCTTCCACTTTCAATGTATAGCGCACCCGGGGTCTTGCGGCAAGGCCCGGGTTGTGCCGCAAACTTACCGGCCTGAGCCGGAACCGGCGGAATTGGGGGACATGAATGCGTGTGTTGTTGTCGACGTATGGGTCGCGCGGTGATGTCGAACCGTTGGTGGGACTCGTGGTGCAGTTGCAGGACCTCGGCACGGAGGTGCGGGTGTGCGCGCCGCCGGACGAGGACTTCGCGCAGCGCCTGGCTGGTGTCGGCGTATCGATGGTGCCCGTCGGGCAGTCGGCACGTGCGCTGACGACCGCGGCACCGTCTTCGGCGGACCTGCCCCGGCGCGCGGCCGAGTTGATCGCCGCTCAGTTCGAGGCGGTCACTGCTGCGGCCGAGGGATGTGACGGGTTGGTCGCGACCGGTGTGATGCCTGCGGCGGCCGGTGCGTTGTCGGTGGCCGAGAAACTGGGCATTCCGTCCGTGTCCGTGACCTTTCAGCAGCTCACCTTGCCGTCACCGCATCGCCCGCCGCTGGCGTATCCGGGCCGGTCATTCCCGCCGGATGTGACGGACAACCGGACACTGTGGGAGCTGGACGCTCAGAGCATCGATGCGCTTTTCGGTGAGGCGCTCGACACCAACCGGGCGTCGATCGGCCTGCCCCCGGTAAGCCACGTTCGCGACTACGTTTTCGGCGACCGGCCGTGGCTCGCGACGGACCCGATTCTGGACCCGTGGCGAGGGACGTCAGACCTCGATGTCGTCCAGACCGGCGCGTGGATCCCGCCCGACGACCGCCCACTTCCTGCCGACTTGGTGGCATTTCTGGACGCTGGCACACCGCCGGTGTATGTGGGCTTCGGCAGCATGCCCATGGGAGTGGCGAAGGACGCCGCCAGGGTGGCCATCGAGGCGATCCGCGCGCAGGGGCGCCGCGCACTTGTCGGGCGGGGTTGGGCGGACCTCGCCCTGATCGACGACCTCGCCGACTGCTTCGCCGTCGGCGAGGTCAATCAGCAGGCACTGTTCACCCGGGTAGCCGCCGTCGTGCACCATGGCGGCGCGGGAACGACGACGACGGCCACGCGGGCAGGCGCGCCACAGGTGGTGGTACCGCAGGTGGTGGACCAACCGTACTGGGCCGGACGAGTGGCCGCTATGGGTATCGGCGCAGCGCACGACGGTCCGGTTCCGACCTTCGAGTCGCTGTCGGCAGCACTCACGGCGGCCCTGACTCCTCAAACCAGAGCACGGGCGGCCGCCGTGGCGGGCACGATCCGAACGGACGGGGCAGCGGTCGCCGCGACGCTGCTGCTCGGCACGATTGAACGACCAACGGATCGGAGCTGATGACTGTGAACCCCTTGACTACCACGGCATTCGCTCTTCCCGACCACCTGACGGCCAAGGCCGACCCGGCGCTGATCGCCGGGGATGAGCGGCACTTCGCCGCGATCGCAGAAAGCCTCGAACAGTCCATCGCCGACCTGTCCCGCCGCATCGATGCCGAACGCAAAGCGCCCCGCCGTCTGGGCCAGGAGGCGATGGAGCGGGACATGATGGTTCACGAGCTGAACGCTCAGCTGCGCGCCTTGCGCCGCTTCGGCTTGGACCTGTGCCTCGGACACATCGTCAGCGCCGACAACCCCGAGCCCGTGTATGTCGGACGCCTCGGCCTCATGGACAGTGCGGGCAATCAGCTGCTGGTCGACTGGCGTTCGCCCGCGGCCGAGCCGTTCTTCGGGGCCACCCACGCCAACCCGCTGGGCCTGACCCGCCGTCGCAGGTATCGCTGGACCCGCGGGCGGATCAGCGATTACTGGGACGAGGTGTTTACGCCTGACGGGTTCGAAGGGAACGCGGCGCTCGACGACCAGTCCGCGTTCATCGCCAGCTTGGGCAGCAACCGGACTGCCCGAATGCGAGACGTGCTCGGCACCATCCAGGCCGACCAGGACGCCATCATCCGTGCGGGAGCGAGCGGCGCCCTCGTCGTCGACGGTGGTCCGGGTACAGGTAAGACCGTCGTCGCGCTGCACCGCGCCGCGTACCTGCTCTACTCCGACCCCCGACTCCGTCACGGGGTGTTGTTCGTCGGACCACACGAGCCCTACCTGGCCTACGTCGCCGACGTCCTGCCCAGCCTCGGCGAAGAGGGCGTTCAACTGTGCACCCTGCGCGACCTCGTCACCGAGGGCGCCGCCGCCCGGGTCGAGCAGGATCCGGAGGTGGCGCGCCTGAAGTCGTCCGCGGATCTGGTGAAGGCGATCGGTGCGGCCGTCGAGTTCTACGAGGAGCCGCCCACCGAGGGCATGACGGTCGCGACCGACTGGACCGACCTCTGGCTGAGCGCCGACGACTGGGTCGAGGCATTCGCAGCGCCGGAACCCGGCACTCCGCACAACGAGGCGCGGGACCAGATCTGGGAGCTGCTGCTCACGATCCTGATCGACAAGTACGACGGTGACGTTCCGGCCGCCCAACTCCGGAAGTCGTTGCAGCAGAACGACGAACTGCGCGCAACCCTCGACAACGCATGGACCCTGATCGAAGCCGCCGACCTCGTCGCAGACCTGTGGTCGGTCCCCGCCTACCTGCGCAAGTGCGCACCCTGGCTCAGCGACGACGAAA comes from Rhodococcus oxybenzonivorans and encodes:
- a CDS encoding acyl-CoA dehydrogenase family protein, which produces MPVEQITEFAELRREARRWLAETEIPTVPLELEERFNVLRRWQRTLFDAGWMGLGWSREAGGRGLTARHQQVFSEELARAHAPAPIGLIGLDVVGPSIHRYGSPEQRTRLLPPLLAGEDIWCQGFSEPSAGSDLASLRTRALRDGDKYVVNGQKVWTSWGNQASWCALLCRTDPDAEPKHAGISYLIADMSSPGITVRPLVQMTGDAEFCEVFFDNVEVPVGNLVGKENDGWRIALDTLSQERGNYAMRRQVEIGWGVEKTIDGLRGTSPESATNSRISTAIGESHVALRVLDAQIRRTVQRLIDEEGPHPLDSIDKLVLNDAEQVVGRALADLLGPFRLDAESQPLGLNAAQLIHDHYFSRAASIYGGTSQIQRNIVAERLLGLPRS
- a CDS encoding enoyl-CoA hydratase-related protein, translated to MKDLQFLQWKTDQKVGTVWLTRPPVNAVTREMYAEIKWFFTHTEEYLPEARAIVLTGAGKHFCGGNDLTEFQTMTPENAAERMLAVREAFWSIYDCALPVIAAVHGVAVGTGLALAASCDLVVAAKGATFTLPEVNVGVMGGAKHASRLVPQQLVRYLHLTGEPLSAEELAQQGGVLKVVEPDQLLDVAYDVAAKMVRHSPVTLRFAKRSLNAIEYQDLKGGYEFEQGLSGELSAYSDAKEAVAAFFEHRAPAYTGA
- a CDS encoding TetR/AcrR family transcriptional regulator, with translation MAVPPVRTPCASHRGLEEEKGVVTASQTVKASTASRRRPRDRRAQILHNASELFTKYGFHAVRMEDIAEATDVTARAIYRHFANKQDLLSQVVLEDQDRLLMAAQSAESSESDVCSLEQLLTWMVEASLESLRLGPLWQREARHLTADDFERVREGTRRIGGAVRRAIEKADPSKSRFGADVRAWMAVSIITSPGHYDHSLSQRRLSPLLVSAALAAINTPECASASPESRDAPAAEAPVANERPGTSRREQIIAAAARAFRERGFGGVSLDEFGIAGPAVYRYFDSKADILSALIIRVQEWMALESSRAMHHSASDEQVIEGLVRGYVRIATEATDLLAVSVTEALNLPASAAERNRRVRQDDLAEWVKWLRISRSEVTEADALALVNAVRTALNDLVRIPHLSRHAEFPDELVACSLNALLNTPMPSARSGRRRDE
- a CDS encoding SRPBCC family protein, with product MKYTVSIEIALPLETVVQLLADSAHLPKWLRGLVLHEPLSGVHGQVGTRSRVVMQMGKHKFEGTETITRREPADLRGIPKGSVVHFDREIVGEGMWSAVRDRLTEAGPETTLWVSESEYRFSGLLMRLVGLLMPGSFRKQSLQHMQDFKAFAEQGKDVREAKD
- a CDS encoding pentapeptide repeat-containing protein, with translation MTAAPAPQRRQDLRADCGSCFALCCTAFGFSRSVDFAEDKPAGAPCRHLGSEFSCTVHAGLRSRGFRGCTVFDCFGAGQAVSQRLFSGISWRERPDLQQRMFAAFKVMKQLHEMLWYLLEAQARTYDPDAAHEARDLASVITALTRGGLPELLTVDMDALHSDVRAVLVDTSEEVRASYFAENGRLDKGLGPGADLVGKNLRARRLCGADLRGACLIAADLRESDLTAVDLLGADLRDARLEGADLSAALYVTQPQINAARGSGKTRLPTGISAPEHWHSR
- a CDS encoding inorganic pyrophosphatase, with protein sequence MPQTVLMQMSFFDALDSLVSSAEVRIDRPKGTAHPRYPAVTYPLDYGYLIGTTAADGAGVDIFRGTDSTTGITAVALTVDAMKRDVEVKILVSCSLTEIDRVAEFLTGSIRLGATIVHR
- a CDS encoding NAD(P)-dependent alcohol dehydrogenase encodes the protein MRVHAYAAPAAGQPLVPTTIERRDVGSHDVLIEIQYAGICHSDIHTVNGDWGSQPFPVVPGHEIVGIVAEVGADVTRHKVGDRVGVGCLVNSCGQCINCRNGDEQYCTDGVVPTYAGVDRDGTTTQGGYSTHVVVDADYVLSVPKSLDPAAAAPLMCAGITTYAPLRRWGAGPGKKVAIVGLGGLGHMAVKIAHALGAEVTVLSQSLKKQEDGLRLGADAYYATSDPRTFEQLAGRFDLIINTVSAAIDLNAYLGLLAVDGSLVNVGAPAEPLSLNVMSLIGGRRNFAGSMIGGIALTQEMLDFCADHGIGSEIEVIPADRINQAYERVLASDVRYRFVIDTATLN
- a CDS encoding MerR family transcriptional regulator; amino-acid sequence: MSARTTPRDYTIKDAAALTGLPASTLRYYESVGVIAPIIRGESSRHRVYDENDLGQLLAIACLAATGMSVSDMKEYVANAQLGAGAAPAQIELLTQRRQQLALEARQMALRQRYVELKIDYWRTIDAGDEAGATLLAAEASALADELKNTKKR